One Anaerolineales bacterium genomic window, CCCCGGGTCATGCGACCGCCTGCATTCGGTGGACAACCTGCTGTCGGCCGTAGTCCATCAGAATCTGCACGGCGCTCTCGGGCGACTTCAGCAATTGTTGACGAAGCCGGCCGAGCGGAACGCGATTCAGGACCAGATCGGTCAGCGGCCGCGACAGAGTCTGGTCCCCCAGGATGATGGCGCCCACCAGGCAGTTTTCTCCGACGGCCAGCCGGATGCGGCTGGTCTTACTTTGGCTGAGCACGGCGAACGCGTCCATGCCATCGCGCCAGATCTCGCTGTCGCCGTGCACAATCGACACCAAGTCGGCGTCCTCGCCGCCCTGCCCGACGTGGCCGACGATCGTCACGATGAGGCCGCCGACGCGGGTGACATTGAAGGGGATGCCGCGCAGGTAGGGGCTGGGGCGCCCGGCCATGTTGCTGCCGGCCGCCCGGCCTTGCTCTTCCGCCATCCACCACAGCGACTCGAGGCTGTGCTTGCCGCTGGCCGGGTCGAAGACCTGGGCGGCATCCCCGGCCGCGTAGACGTCGGCGGCGCTGGTGCGCAGGTATTCGTCGGTCAGGATCCCGCGATCCATGTTCAGGCTGCCGGCGCGGGCCAAGTCCAAGCGCGGGCGGATGCCGATGGCGAAGCCCACGATCTGGCAGGCGATCGACTCTCCCCGCTCCGTGAGGACACCCTTGACCCGCCCGTGCTGGCCGAGGACTCGTACCACATGGGTGTGGTAGTGCAGGTGGAGGCCATGGCGGATCAACCCCTGCTCGACCATGCGTGACTCGTCCGGGTCGAGGACCTGGCTCCAGAAACGATCCTTGCGCATGAAGTAATGAGTTTCCACGCCGCGC contains:
- a CDS encoding FAD-dependent oxidoreductase, which translates into the protein MPSDSRPQRHVIVGAGIAGLSAAKTIRAADPRAQLTLVTDERHLPYSRPGLAYYLADDIPQSQLFPWAKSELRGLKAAFLHGRAVAVDPVGHILTLSDGRTLAYDALLLATGAPAVLPDIPGTQLQGVVTFDRLDDANRILSLAKRARRAVVVGGGITAIEIAEGLAARGVETHYFMRKDRFWSQVLDPDESRMVEQGLIRHGLHLHYHTHVVRVLGQHGRVKGVLTERGESIACQIVGFAIGIRPRLDLARAGSLNMDRGILTDEYLRTSAADVYAAGDAAQVFDPASGKHSLESLWWMAEEQGRAAGSNMAGRPSPYLRGIPFNVTRVGGLIVTIVGHVGQGGEDADLVSIVHGDSEIWRDGMDAFAVLSQSKTSRIRLAVGENCLVGAIILGDQTLSRPLTDLVLNRVPLGRLRQQLLKSPESAVQILMDYGRQQVVHRMQAVA